In Acidimicrobiales bacterium, the genomic stretch CGCCGGTGAAGTAGGCGCTGTCGTCCGAGGCCAGGAAGAGGGCCGCGGCGGCCACGTCCTCCACCGTGCCGAACCGGCCTACCGGGGGAGTGGCCATGGCCGACCGCCGCTCGCCGGCGCCGGAGGCGTAGGCCTCGATCATCGCCGGGGGGAGCGACTCCATCACCATCTCGGGGTTGCCCGCCGCCGGGCAGATGGCGTTGACCCGGATGCCGAGGCGTCCCAGCTCCAGAGCCGCCACCTTGGTGAGCCCTCGGACCGCGAACTTGCTGGCCGAGTACGCACTGGTACGGGGGGCGGCGTAGTGGCCGTCGATCGACGAGATGTTGACGATCGAGCCGCCCCCGGCGCTCTTCATCGGCTCGATGGCGGCGCGTATCCCGAGGAACGTGCCCAGCTCGTTCACCCGGAAGACGCGGAGATAGGCGTCCACTGTCGTCTCCCGGAGCAGGTTGATGTGGAGGACGGCGGCGTTGTTGACGAGGACGTCCAGACGGCCGAACTGGGCGACCGTGTAGGCCGTCAGGTCGTCCCAGTCCTGCTCCTCGCTCACGTCACAGTGCCGGTACAGGGCGGCCGGGCCCAGCTCCTCCACCGCCGGCTTTCCCCGGTCGTCGAGCACGTCGGCCACCACGACCCGGGCCCCCTCGGCCACGAAGCGGCGGGCTATGGCCTGACCACTGCCCCGGGCGCCCCCCGTGACGATGGCCACCTTGCCGTCGAGCCGACCCGATCCACCTTGCTGCTGTTCACCGGCCACCTTGTCGTCCCTCCGAAGCGATGCCGCCGGCGTCGATGGCGGCCAGGATGGCGTTGTAGCGCTCCCGGGCCCGGGGCGCCACGTGTTCCTCCCAGCCGGTCGGGAAGGCGAACACGTACAGCTCGCCCGCCTCGATGGCGGCCCGGGCCCGCCGCCCAACCAGCAGGGGGTCGAGTCCGAAGTCGGTGATGTCGGTCCCGAACGGCTCGGCGGCCTTCCGTCCATAGCTCGTGGGCCGGTTGCGCTGGGCGCCGAGGATGCGGCTGCTGATGTTGCCGGGGCAGAGCACCGACACCCCGATGCCGGCCGGACCCAGCTCCTCGTGGAGGGTCTCGGACAGAGCCAGGAGGGCCGACTTCGACGCCCCGTAGATCCCCCCTCCGCCGAGGGCGGCGACCGAGGAGGTGTTGAGGATGTGGCCGCCGCCCTGCCTGGTCATCCGGGGGACGAAGGCATGGATCCCGTGCACGACGCCCATCAGGTTGACGTCGAAGACCCACCGCCAGTCCTCCACGATCATGTCGGTGATCGGTCCCATCAGGAGCACCCCGGCGTTGTTGCACAGCACGTCGGCCGATCGGAACTCCTGATACGTGACGTCGGCGAGCCGCTCGACGTCGGCGAAGCTGGATACGTCGGTCTGGACGGCGAGGGCCTGGCGGCCGTGCTCCTC encodes the following:
- a CDS encoding glucose 1-dehydrogenase; translation: MAGEQQQGGSGRLDGKVAIVTGGARGSGQAIARRFVAEGARVVVADVLDDRGKPAVEELGPAALYRHCDVSEEQDWDDLTAYTVAQFGRLDVLVNNAAVLHINLLRETTVDAYLRVFRVNELGTFLGIRAAIEPMKSAGGGSIVNISSIDGHYAAPRTSAYSASKFAVRGLTKVAALELGRLGIRVNAICPAAGNPEMVMESLPPAMIEAYASGAGERRSAMATPPVGRFGTVEDVAAAALFLASDDSAYFTGADFMLDGGTTSGMHIPDLME
- a CDS encoding SDR family NAD(P)-dependent oxidoreductase, translating into MELSGRTAVVTGAGSGIGRGLALALAEAGMNVVVSDIEPDAAAAVVEEVEEHGRQALAVQTDVSSFADVERLADVTYQEFRSADVLCNNAGVLLMGPITDMIVEDWRWVFDVNLMGVVHGIHAFVPRMTRQGGGHILNTSSVAALGGGGIYGASKSALLALSETLHEELGPAGIGVSVLCPGNISSRILGAQRNRPTSYGRKAAEPFGTDITDFGLDPLLVGRRARAAIEAGELYVFAFPTGWEEHVAPRARERYNAILAAIDAGGIASEGRQGGR